In Topomyia yanbarensis strain Yona2022 chromosome 2, ASM3024719v1, whole genome shotgun sequence, one DNA window encodes the following:
- the LOC131681088 gene encoding uncharacterized protein LOC131681088 yields the protein MPAASKQKLPPLKSLQTKLRGLQTSFNNMYRFMQQYRVDTKAVEVNVRLEQLDRLWDKMNEAIDDVESHDEAPDDTEGFVKDRIDFENRFYELKSFLVDKIKEECDTSALNQTTRSLDNNPPGSTHHVRLPQITLPKFSGKIDEWLTFRDLYTSLIHWQADLPEVEKFHYLRSQLEGEALAIIDSLPLTKANYAVAWELLTKRYSNTKVLRKRQVQALFELPVAKRECAADLHSLLDAFERIVKTLDQVTPQQADYKDMLLLHLLCSRLDNTTRRSWEEFSSTKESDTVKDLTDFLQRRIRILESMPNKPAEQKIDPTPSKYPKKALTVKAFNATVQQPSTSGKCVACSDSHLLYQCQSFQKMSVSERDALLRSNSLCRNCFRRGHHARECNSKFTCRQCKAKHHTLVCFKGKLTESKPNNNTDPKPTVTSEESTDSRVVNLATTTTVSCNTTTTSSTGVLLLTAIVVLEDGQGHKVRARALLDSAAECNLISKRVRRLLTVKEESSMVDVIGIQGLATRVHGKITVLVHSRVTDFKQPMEMLVLPKIAAQMCTASIDASKWNIPSGIELADPNILQDETVDLVLGAESFFEFFSSDRRIRLGENLPSLVDSVFGWVVTGRYSVDGPIKSVLCDVALTSRLDDMLEKFWECEEVDLGSNYSPEEARCEDYFIQTTQRESSGRYIVSYPKDDEMVARLGESRVTAERRFLQLERRLARDTGLREQYILFMQEYETLGHMKLVSQEEGKDVARCFLPHHPVVKNESTTTKVRVVFDASAKTTSGISLNDSLCVGPVIQEDLRSIILRCRTRQVMLVADIEKMFRQVIICPQDRHLQSILWRTSPDALLSTYELSTITYGTKPAPFLATRTLVQLAKDEAVRFPLASVAIQEDFYMDDAITGTDDPDTARELRIQLQEMLNCGGFRLRKFASNCKTVLEGLAEKELSIQAADGISLDTDPMVKALGLVWMPHMDVFRFKFQTTPLVPDDQLTKRKVLSIIATLFDPLGLIGAVITRAKIFMQLLWRLEDEKGAQLSWDSPLPTNVSDEWIRFHQQIPLLNNLYIERLVMLEKPKSTQIHIFSDASEKAYGACAYVRTEDSLGRIKVALLSSKSRVSPLKTQSIPRLELCGALLAAELYSKVRKSIRCPADVFFWTDSSTVLRWLLASPSTWTTFVANRVSKIQSLTENFQWNHVPGEHNPADLISRGISPEDILDNHLWWKGSSWLSTSSENWPRQQVWSSEGVEEERKRIVLVTTTVNTSFIDWYILRFSNYTAMVRRTAYWLRFLSNLRITEKERRQFGPLTTTELQKAEFRILQKVQAESFSSELKALTNGESMTRSSPLRWYNPFIAPNGILRVGGRLGQSRESEDTKHPIVLPARNMLTKLLMRHYHAKLMHAGPQLMLSTIRLRYWPLGGRNVAKAVCHQCMRCYRMKPKAIQQFMAELPAPRVAAARPFSTTGVDYFGPVYVRPGYRRTAVKAYVAVFVCFSTKATHLELVTDLSTARFIQALRRFISRRGKCANLWSDNGTNFVGARNQMKELLQNLKNKEHHDAVAKECADVGMQWNFIPPGAPHFGGLWEAAVRSAKTHLLKVLGDSAASYEDMATLLTQVECCLNSRPLTQLSDDPNDLQPLTPGHFLVGTAMQAVPSADYTQTAIGRLNLWETVQRRLQDFWKRWRTEYLVQLQGRTKWGKPPVGVKEGSLVVIRDDNLPPTRWRMARIIETHPGPDGVVRVVSLRTANGKVERPVDKICILPVATSTEEGETDRDD from the coding sequence ATGCCTGCTGCGTCGAAACAGAAGCTGCCACCACTGAAGTCACTGCAGACTAAACTTCGCGGACTACAAACGTCGTTCAACAACATGTACCGGTTTATGCAACAATACCGCGTCGATACTAAGGCAGTGGAGGTCAACGTTCGACTAGAGCAACTGGATCGATTGTGGGACAAGATGAATGAGGCTATCGACGATGTAGAGTCTCACGATGAAGCACCCGATGATACGGAAGGTTTCGTTAAAGATCGGATCGACTTTGAAAATCGGTTCTACGAATTGAAATCGTTTCTAGTCGATAAAATTAAGGAAGAGTGTGACACAAGTGCACTCAATCAGACTACTCGCTCTCTCGATAATAACCCCCCCGGTTCCACTCACCATGTACGATTGCCCCAAATAACTCTGCCTAAATTTAGTGGTAAAATTGATGAATGGCTTACGTTTCGGGATCTTTATACATCACTTATACACTGGCAGGCAGACCTTCCCGAAGTAGAAAAATTTCACTACCTACGCAGTCAATTAGAGGGAGAAGCATTAGCCATCATCGACTCTCTACCCCTTACCAAAGCAAATTATGCTGTAGCATGGGAACTGTTAACAAAGCGATACTCGAACACGAAGGTTCTTCGCAAACGTCAGGTGCAAGCATTGTTTGAGCTACCTGTCGCCAAAAGAGAATGTGCAGCTGATCTTCATTCATTGTTGGATGCCTTCGAGAGGATCGTGAAGACCTTGGACCAGGTCACTCCGCAACAAGCCGACTACAAGGATATGCTACTATTACACCTGCTGTGCTCACGATTGGACAACACTACTAGGAGGAGTTGGGAGGAATTTTCTTCCACCAAGGAAAGCGACACCGTAAAGGATCTCACAGATTTTCTACAGCGGCGGATTAGAATCTTGGAATCCATGCCCAACAAGCCTGCTGAACAGAAGATTGATCCAACCCCATCAAAATACCCAAAGAAGGCACTCACAGTGAAAGCCTTCAATGCTACGGTTCAGCAACCATCGACGTCTGGAAAGTGTGTGGCTTGCTCGGATAGCCACCTGCTTTACCAATGCCAATCGTTCCAAAAAATGTCGGTTTCGGAAAGGGATGCTCTTTTACGAAGTAACTCACTGTGCCGAAATTGTTTTCGCCGAGGGCACCACGCAAGAGAGTGCAATTCCAAGTTCACTTGTCGGCAATGCAAGGCGAAACACCACACACTCGTTTGTTTTAAGGGGAAATTGACCGAAAGCAAGCCAAATAACAACACTGACCCGAAGCCAACAGTTACAAGTGAAGAGTCAACCGATTCAAGAGTTGTGAACCTAGCGACCACTACTACTGTATCCTGCAACACTACTACTACTTCATCGACGGGTGTTTTACTGCTCACAGCGATCGTTGTTTTGGAAGACGGTCAAGGTCACAAGGTTCGTGCAAGGGCACTATTGGATAGCGCAGCTGAATGCAATCTGATCAGCAAGCGGGTCAGAAGGCTTTTGACGGTCAAGGAGGAGAGCAGTATGGTCGACGTTATTGGGATCCAAGGTTTGGCTACAAGagtgcatggaaaaattactgTGCTTGTACACTCCCGGGTCACGGATTTCAAACAGCCTATGGAAATGTTGGTGCTACCCAAAATAGCAGCCCAAATGTGTACAGCATCGATAGACGCAAGCAAATGGAATATACCTAGCGGAATAGAGTTAGCAGATCCAAATATTCTGCAGGATGAAACCGTCGATTTAGTGCTAGGAGCAGAATCATTTTTTGAATTCTTTTCGAGCGACCGACGTATACGATTGGGGGAGAACTTACCATCATTGGTCGACTCAGTCTTTGGATGGGTGGTTACAGGACGATATTCAGTGGATGGCCCTATTAAATCTGTCTTGTGTGATGTTGCGCTTACGAGTCGGTTAGACGATATGTTGGAGAAGTTCTGGGAATGCGAGGAGGTCGACTTGGGAAGTAACTACTCTCCGGAAGAGGCAAGATGCGAGGATTATTTCATACAAACAACCCAGAGAGAATCCTCAGGTCGGTATATAGTGTCTTACCCCAAAGATGACGAAATGGTAGCCAGGTTGGGCGAGTCTAGAGTCACTGCAGAAAGAAGATTCTTGCAGTTAGAAAGGCGGCTAGCTCGGGATACAGGTCTGCGAGAGCAGTATATATTGTTTATGCAAGAGTACGAGACGTTGGGTCATATGAAATTGGTTTCCCAGGAAGAAGGTAAGGACGTCGCTCGCTGTTTTCTTCCACACCATCCAGTTGTGAAGAACGAAAGTACCACAACCAAGGTGAGGGTGGTATTTGACGCCTCGGCCAAAACTACCTCCGGCATTTCTCTGAACGATAGTTTATGTGTTGGCCCGGTCATTCAAGAGGATCTTCGTTCGATTATTTTACGCTGTCGTACTCGCCAAGTAATGTTAGTTGCCGACATAGAGAAAATGTTTCGGCAGGTTATCATTTGCCCTCAAGACAGACACCTTCAATCTATTCTATGGCGCACCTCACCCGACGCTCTGTTGTCGACGTATGAGCTTTCGACGATTACTTATGGTACCAAACCCGCACCGTTTCTTGCGACGAGAACTTTGGTGCAACTGGCTAAGGATGAGGCGGTTCGGTTCCCGTTGGCTTCGGTTGCTATTCAAGAGGACTTTTATATGGATGATGCCATTACCGGAACCGACGATCCTGACACAGCAAGGGAGTTGAGGATTCAGCTGCAAGAGATGCTAAACTGTGGTGGTTTTAGATTACGAAAATTCGCATCCAACTGTAAAACAGTATTAGAAGGACTTGCCGAAAAGGAACTTTCGATTCAAGCAGCAGATGGAATCAGTTTGGATACTGACCCTATGGTTAAGGCATTGGGATTAGTTTGGATGCCCCATATGGATGTCTTTCGGTTCAAATTCCAGACAACACCACTTGTGCCGGATGACCAGCTGACAAAAAGGAAGGTTTTATCAATAATTGCCACCCTATTTGACCCTCTCGGGCTCATCGGAGCAGTTATTACTCGTGCCAAAATTTTCATGCAACTGCTCTGGCGATTGGAGGATGAGAAAGGGGCCCAACTGTCCTGGGACTCACCACTGCCTACAAACGTTAGCGATGAATGGATACGATTCCACCAACAGATACCATTACTCAATAACCTTTATATTGAGCGGCTAGTGATGTTGGAGAAACCAAAATCAACTCAAATACACATATTTTCGGATGCGTCGGAAAAGGCCTACGGAGCTTGTGCTTACGTCAGGACCGAAGACTCGTTAGGAAGGATTAAGGTGGCCTTATTATCATCTAAATCCCGAGTCTCACCGTTAAAAACACAATCTATTCCTAGATTAGAGCTATGTGGTGCTTTGTTGGCTGCGGAGTTATATTCGAAAGTGAGGAAATCCATCAGATGCCCGGCTGACGTTTTCTTTTGGACTGATTCTTCCACGGTTCTACGTTGGCTGCTTGCATCGCCCTCGACTTGGACAACCTTTGTGGCGAATCGGGTGTCCAAGATACAATCACTCACGGAGAACTTCCAGTGGAACCATGTGCCCGGCGAGCACAATCCTGCTGATCTAATTTCGAGAGGAATTTCCCCAGAAGATATCCTAGACAATCATCTTTGGTGGAAAGGCTCAAGTTGGCTATCTACGAGCTCTGAGAATTGGCCCAGACAACAAGTTTGGTCATCGGAAGGTGTTGAGGAAGAGAGGAAGCGTATCGTACTCGTGACAACTACCGTGAATACCAGCTTCATCGATTGGTACATATTACGATTTTCTAACTATACAGCAATGGTGCGACGAACGGCATACTGGCTTCGGTTTTTGAGCAACCTACGGATAACGGAGAAGGAAAGGCGACAGTTCGGTCCTCTAACGACAACGGAACTGCAAAAGGCAGAATTTAGAATTCTACAGAAGGTTCAGGCAGAATCATTCAGCAGCGAACTCAAGGCGCTAACCAACGGAGAGAGTATGACACGATCATCACCGTTACGTTGGTATAATCCATTCATTGCACCCAACGGTATCTTGCGGGTAGGGGGGAGGTTAGGGCAATCGAGAGAGTCTGAGGATACAAAACACCCTATCGTGCTTCCTGCAAGAAACATGCTAACTAAACTTCTCATGCGTCACTACCATGCTAAATTGATGCATGCCGGGCCACAATTAATGTTGAGTACCATTCGGCTGCGGTATTGGCCTCTTGGGGGAAGGAACGTAGCGAAAGCGGTATGTCATCAGTGCATGCGGTGCTACCGCATGAAACCAAAGGCGATACAGCAATTTATGGCGGAATTACCAGCACCCAGAGTAGCGGCAGCGAGACCCTTTTCGACGACAGGCGTCGACTATTTCGGGCCCGTTTATGTGCGACCAGGATACCGACGAACAGCAGTGAAGGCGTATGTGGCCGTGTTCGTTTGTTTCTCCACAAAGGCGACACATCTGGAGTTGGTCACGGACTTGTCGACAGCACGTTTCATCCAGGCATTACGGAGGTTCATATCACGAAGGGGCAAATGTGCTAATCTGTGGTCTGACAATGGCACCAACTTTGTGGGAGCGAGGAACCAGATGAAGGAGCTTCTACAGAATCTGAAAAACAAGGAGCATCATGATGCGGTTGCGAAAGAGTGTGCGGACGTCGGAATGCAATGGAACTTCATCCCACCCGGTGCTCCACATTTTGGAGGCCTCTGGGAGGCTGCAGTACGATCGGCGAAAACACATCTGCTGAAGGTGTTAGGAGATTCTGCGGCTTCTTACGAGGATATGGCAACACTACTTACCCAAGTGGAGTGTTGTTTGAATTCGCGGCCACTAACCCAACTTTCGGATGATCCCAACGATCTTCAACCACTGACTCCAGGACACTTCCTGGTCGGAACGGCCATGCAAGCAGTACCATCGGCGGACTACACTCAAACAGCGATAGGGAGGCTAAATCTGTGGGAGACAGTACAACGGAGACTTCAAGACTTTTGGAAACGATGGAGGACCGAATATCTGGTCCAACTACAAGGAAGAACCAAGTGGGGGAAACCTCCTGTTGGCGTGAAGGAAGGCAGTTTGGTGGTGATACGAGACGATAACCTACCACCCACACGCTGGAGGATGGCCCGAATCATCGAAACACACCCAGGTCCGGATGGTGTGGTACGAGTGGTGTCTCTACGGACGGCGAACGGGAAGGTGGAAAGACCGGTAGATAAAATCTGCATCCTACCGGTTGCAACTTCGACGGAAGAAGGAGAAACCGACCGAGACGACTGA